In one Marinitoga sp. 1197 genomic region, the following are encoded:
- the nusB gene encoding transcription antitermination factor NusB produces the protein MISKRRKIREAVLESTFQIDFNKEISYETIKNLLRDLLKDKKVPQSLIEEAEIYLENIINNKNDYDELIKKYLVNWEFDRVAYIEKAILRLSIFELNNRKDIPPKVILDEAVELAKKYSNEKSAKFINGILDRLAKEEFKRL, from the coding sequence TTGATATCAAAAAGAAGAAAAATTAGAGAAGCAGTCTTAGAAAGCACATTTCAAATTGATTTTAATAAAGAAATATCTTATGAAACAATAAAAAATTTATTGAGGGACCTTTTGAAAGATAAAAAGGTCCCTCAAAGCCTTATAGAGGAAGCGGAAATTTATTTAGAAAATATAATTAATAACAAAAATGATTATGATGAATTGATAAAAAAATATTTAGTTAATTGGGAATTTGATAGAGTTGCTTATATTGAAAAAGCAATTTTAAGATTGTCAATTTTTGAATTAAATAATAGAAAAGATATACCTCCAAAAGTTATTTTAGATGAAGCAGTGGAGTTAGCAAAAAAATACTCTAATGAAAAGAGTGCGAAATTTATTAATGGAATATTAGATAGACTCGCTAAGGAAGAATTTAAGAGATTATAG
- a CDS encoding Asp23/Gls24 family envelope stress response protein, whose amino-acid sequence MPINENNQFGELSFTDGALKELTMKSYQLYFKENVPEIELNEKDIAKMIKIVENDDETISVYIKTKAKYGVSIIEFAKNLQKFLKSEVEKMTEVPVRNVDIVLDGLIVSQNEESFEELEKRPEFEDEITSENEFEEDENNGSVEN is encoded by the coding sequence ATGCCCATCAATGAAAATAACCAATTTGGAGAGCTTTCGTTTACTGATGGAGCTTTAAAAGAATTGACCATGAAATCTTATCAGTTGTATTTTAAAGAAAATGTTCCAGAAATTGAATTAAATGAAAAAGATATTGCTAAAATGATAAAAATTGTTGAAAATGATGATGAGACAATATCTGTATATATTAAAACTAAAGCAAAATACGGTGTTAGTATTATTGAATTTGCAAAAAATTTACAAAAATTTTTGAAATCAGAAGTAGAAAAAATGACAGAAGTTCCTGTTAGAAATGTGGATATAGTCTTAGATGGTTTGATAGTAAGTCAAAATGAAGAAAGTTTTGAAGAACTGGAAAAGCGTCCAGAATTTGAAGATGAAATCACTTCAGAAAATGAATTTGAAGAGGATGAAAATAATGGGAGTGTTGAAAATTGA
- the efp gene encoding elongation factor P encodes MVVVGDLKKGMIIVMDGELYRVLGMQKHFTGRGSGIIKTKLKNLKTGYVVDKNFNSGEKVEEAALDYRPAEYLYHDGDNYVFMDLNTYEQYLLSEEDVSEAKDYLIDNLEVTLTFYDEKPVGIVLPTVVILEVVETEPNFKGDTASGGGKPAKLETGLKTTVPFFVEVGQKVKIDTRTGDYIERA; translated from the coding sequence ATGGTAGTTGTAGGTGATTTAAAAAAAGGAATGATTATTGTTATGGATGGTGAATTATATAGAGTTTTGGGTATGCAAAAACATTTTACCGGAAGAGGCAGTGGAATAATAAAAACAAAATTAAAAAATTTAAAAACAGGATATGTTGTAGATAAAAATTTTAATTCCGGTGAAAAGGTTGAAGAAGCTGCCCTTGATTATAGACCTGCCGAATATTTATATCATGATGGAGATAATTATGTTTTTATGGATTTGAACACATATGAACAATATTTATTATCAGAAGAAGATGTTTCAGAAGCAAAAGATTATTTGATTGATAATTTAGAAGTAACTTTAACATTTTATGATGAAAAGCCAGTTGGGATAGTCTTGCCTACTGTAGTAATTTTAGAAGTAGTTGAAACTGAACCAAACTTTAAAGGTGACACAGCATCTGGTGGAGGAAAACCTGCAAAATTAGAAACGGGTTTGAAAACAACAGTTCCTTTTTTTGTTGAAGTTGGACAAAAAGTAAAAATTGATACGAGAACAGGAGATTATATAGAAAGAGCCTGA
- a CDS encoding M24 family metallopeptidase, with protein MFENRINKLREKMMEKGLDGFLIINIENSSKPTSYYLTGFTGSFSVIFITHNDIKFSTDGRYTEQAEKQTGIKPILFKNKLSEELNTIITIPKGSKIGFESNMVSSNIYINILKKFENYEFVPAEDIINEMRRIKTPEEISFIKEAAIIAEKALEETLDTFKIGMTEKEFAAKLEYNMKLYGADNYAFETIVASGYRGALPHGIASEKQIENGELIVIDFGAYANGYNSDITRTIAVGNISEKQKEIYELVLKAQKTAIATAKSGMKYSELDKVARDIISEGGYGEYFTHSLGHGLGIEVHENPRVSKNSETISQVGEVITIEPGIYLPGEFGVRIEDDIVITEEGCEILTSFDKNLIIL; from the coding sequence ATGTTTGAAAATAGAATAAATAAATTAAGAGAAAAAATGATGGAAAAAGGATTGGATGGCTTTTTGATAATAAATATTGAAAATTCTTCAAAACCAACATCTTATTATTTAACAGGATTCACAGGATCTTTTTCAGTAATTTTTATTACACATAACGATATAAAGTTTTCAACTGATGGTAGATATACTGAACAAGCAGAAAAACAAACAGGAATAAAACCTATTCTTTTTAAAAATAAATTATCAGAAGAATTGAATACTATTATTACAATTCCAAAGGGGTCAAAAATAGGATTTGAGTCAAACATGGTATCTTCAAATATTTATATAAATATTTTAAAAAAGTTCGAAAATTATGAATTTGTACCAGCAGAGGATATAATAAATGAAATGAGAAGAATTAAAACTCCAGAAGAAATATCTTTTATTAAAGAAGCAGCAATTATTGCTGAAAAGGCTTTGGAGGAAACTCTTGATACTTTTAAAATAGGTATGACAGAAAAGGAATTTGCTGCAAAATTAGAATATAATATGAAATTATACGGAGCTGATAACTATGCATTTGAAACAATAGTTGCATCAGGTTATAGAGGTGCTCTTCCACATGGTATTGCAAGCGAAAAGCAAATAGAAAATGGAGAACTAATAGTTATAGATTTTGGTGCATATGCAAATGGGTATAATTCTGATATAACAAGAACAATAGCTGTCGGTAATATTTCTGAAAAACAAAAAGAAATTTATGAACTTGTGTTAAAAGCGCAAAAAACAGCAATTGCAACAGCAAAATCAGGGATGAAATATTCTGAATTGGATAAAGTAGCAAGAGATATTATTTCTGAAGGTGGTTATGGAGAATACTTTACTCATAGTCTGGGTCATGGCTTGGGAATTGAAGTTCACGAAAATCCAAGAGTATCAAAAAATTCTGAAACTATATCTCAAGTGGGTGAGGTTATTACTATTGAGCCAGGTATATATCTACCAGGGGAATTTGGTGTAAGAATAGAAGATGATATTGTAATAACAGAAGAAGGTTGTGAAATATTAACATCTTTTGATAAAAATTTAATTATTTTATAA
- the mutS gene encoding DNA mismatch repair protein MutS, with amino-acid sequence MMKQYLEIKNEYKDCILLFRLGDFYETFFDDAKITSEILQITLTQRNGHPMAGIPYHALDNYLKKLLESGLKVAVCEQVEDPATAKGIVKREVTKILTPGTVVEENMIDENNRYSLLIYSLKGEEYIFVVFDFSTGELYIDTFNYSENEILDFISSYSFVQILISKNLKTLKNKIKNVQSNIYIEELDEWYFNKNFEDIIKESYEIVNIDVLNLNKNELLALGAMFKYLEITQKQKITHFSFPKRFKNTNNMILDSTTILNLGLLPNKENKGKTLYDIIKVTKTSMGARMLQQWISKPLIDKNLIEDRLNIVELFRNDTLIMEEMKEYLSSIRDIERISSRISLLRATPRDLIALKTSLDALPYINELLTIMGLETLNEFHNLKELLNRAIVDEPTTQVGTGKVIRKGYNDELDQYKEIFENSNLYLKEIESKEKQKTGISNLKVSRNKIYGFYIEVTKANIDKIPQYYIRKQTLVNSERFITQELRELEEKYAIAEKKIDELEKKIFNNLIVELQKYIKDLKKLSNKISEIDILRGFAEVSIKNKYIRPKFDEENFIIIDGRHPVVEQFTDNFIPNTINLTKENRFVILTGPNMSGKSTYLRQIGIISIMAQIGSYVPAKKAEIPVLKNIFTRIGAKDDVVSGKSTFLVEMSEVSTILNNADENSLILLDEVGRGTGTIDGISVAWATSEYIYQVLKSYTIFATHYMELTMLNDFYDGIINKRVKVLETESGIIFLHKIEDGISDKSYGIEVAKLAGLPGEVVDRAKEIMEEISNKTEFENKLKSMKKIKQKRFKRNENQLKLF; translated from the coding sequence ATGATGAAACAATATCTGGAAATAAAAAACGAATATAAAGATTGTATTTTATTGTTTCGATTAGGAGATTTTTATGAAACTTTTTTTGATGATGCTAAGATTACCAGCGAAATTCTTCAAATAACCTTAACTCAGCGAAATGGTCATCCAATGGCAGGGATACCTTATCATGCTCTTGATAATTATTTAAAAAAGCTTCTTGAAAGTGGTTTGAAAGTAGCTGTATGTGAGCAAGTTGAAGATCCAGCCACTGCGAAAGGAATTGTAAAAAGAGAAGTAACAAAAATTTTAACTCCTGGCACTGTAGTGGAAGAAAATATGATAGATGAAAACAATAGATATTCTCTTTTAATATATTCATTAAAAGGTGAAGAATATATATTTGTTGTTTTTGATTTTAGTACTGGAGAGTTGTATATAGATACATTCAATTATTCAGAAAATGAAATTTTAGATTTCATTTCTTCATATTCTTTTGTCCAGATTCTAATTTCTAAAAATCTAAAAACATTAAAAAATAAAATAAAAAACGTTCAATCAAATATTTACATTGAAGAATTAGATGAATGGTATTTCAATAAAAATTTTGAAGATATAATAAAAGAAAGTTATGAAATTGTGAATATTGATGTTTTAAATTTGAATAAAAATGAATTATTAGCATTAGGTGCTATGTTTAAATATCTTGAAATTACTCAAAAGCAGAAAATAACCCACTTTTCTTTTCCGAAACGATTTAAAAATACAAACAATATGATTTTGGATTCTACTACAATATTGAATTTAGGGTTACTTCCAAATAAAGAAAATAAAGGAAAAACTTTGTATGATATTATTAAAGTTACAAAAACATCCATGGGAGCAAGAATGCTTCAGCAATGGATTTCAAAACCTTTAATTGATAAGAATCTAATTGAGGATAGATTAAATATCGTTGAATTATTTAGAAATGATACATTAATTATGGAAGAAATGAAAGAATATTTAAGTTCCATTAGGGATATAGAAAGAATATCTTCAAGGATTTCACTGTTAAGGGCTACACCAAGAGATCTGATTGCATTAAAAACATCTCTTGATGCTTTGCCTTATATTAATGAATTATTAACTATAATGGGATTAGAGACATTAAATGAATTTCATAATTTGAAAGAGTTATTAAATAGAGCAATAGTTGATGAACCAACAACGCAGGTTGGAACTGGAAAGGTTATAAGAAAAGGGTATAATGATGAATTGGATCAATATAAAGAAATTTTTGAAAATTCAAATTTGTATTTAAAAGAAATAGAATCAAAAGAAAAACAAAAAACAGGAATATCAAATTTGAAAGTTTCAAGAAATAAAATATATGGTTTTTATATTGAAGTTACAAAAGCAAATATTGATAAAATTCCGCAGTATTATATAAGAAAACAAACGTTAGTTAATTCTGAAAGGTTTATTACACAAGAACTAAGAGAATTAGAAGAAAAATATGCAATTGCGGAGAAAAAAATAGATGAGTTAGAAAAGAAAATATTTAATAATTTAATAGTTGAACTTCAAAAATATATTAAAGATTTAAAAAAACTTTCTAATAAAATATCTGAAATAGATATTTTAAGGGGATTTGCAGAAGTTTCGATAAAAAATAAATATATCAGACCAAAATTTGATGAAGAAAATTTTATAATTATCGATGGAAGGCATCCGGTTGTAGAACAATTTACTGATAACTTTATTCCTAATACAATAAATCTTACTAAAGAAAATAGATTTGTAATACTTACAGGACCAAATATGAGTGGTAAATCCACATATTTAAGGCAAATCGGTATTATTTCTATAATGGCACAAATAGGATCTTATGTTCCCGCAAAAAAAGCAGAAATACCTGTTTTAAAAAATATATTTACGAGAATAGGGGCAAAAGATGACGTTGTAAGTGGTAAATCCACATTTTTAGTGGAGATGTCAGAAGTATCAACAATATTGAATAACGCCGATGAGAATAGTTTGATTTTACTCGATGAGGTTGGAAGAGGCACAGGTACTATTGATGGAATAAGCGTAGCCTGGGCCACGTCTGAATATATATATCAGGTATTAAAATCATATACAATTTTTGCCACACATTATATGGAATTAACAATGTTAAATGATTTTTATGATGGTATTATTAATAAAAGAGTAAAAGTTTTAGAAACTGAATCTGGTATAATCTTTTTACATAAAATCGAGGATGGGATTAGTGATAAAAGTTATGGTATAGAAGTGGCAAAGTTAGCAGGCCTTCCTGGAGAAGTTGTGGATAGAGCTAAGGAAATAATGGAAGAAATTTCAAATAAAACAGAATTTGAAAACAAATTAAAAAGTATGAAAAAAATAAAGCAAAAAAGATTCAAGCGAAATGAAAATCAATTAAAACTTTTTTAA